The following proteins are encoded in a genomic region of Sylvia atricapilla isolate bSylAtr1 chromosome 14, bSylAtr1.pri, whole genome shotgun sequence:
- the LOC136367294 gene encoding neuropeptide Y receptor type 6-like, which produces MDKAVQLPSEILNQTISNISLSQFLNFDACRLSSLAEFLLITAYTLVTLVGLVGNLCLIIIIKRRKETQNVTNILIANLSLSDVLICIMCIPVTVAYTLMDHWIFGEAMCKIGSFIQSLSVSVSIFSLVLIAIERYQLIVNPRGWKPNISHAYWGILFIWGLSLIISIPFLVFHQITDEPFKHLSSHSDFYKNKVACIEAWPSLTERLIFTTSLLVFQYCFPLGFIFICYLRIFVCLRRRRGKIDRMRENENRLSENKRINMMLVSIVVTFAACWLPLNIFNMVFDWNYEALMSCNHNLAFTICHLVAMISTCINPIFYGFLNRNFQKDLVVLAHHCRCSASQEEYENIALSNLQTDGSKGSLKLNNPHVDI; this is translated from the coding sequence ATGGATAAAGCTGTTCAGCTTCCCAGTGAGATCCTGAATCAAACTATCTCTAACATTAGCCTTTCTCAGTTCTTGAACTTTGATGCATGCCGGCTTTCCTCCCTTGCAGAATTCTTGCTTATTACAGCTTACACATTGGTCACACTAGTAGGGCTGGTTGGAAATCTTTGcttaattattataataaagaGACGGAAAGAAACTCAAAATGTCACCAACATTTTGATTGCCAACCTCTCTTTATCAGATGTCTTGATCTGTATCATGTGCATTCCTGTCACAGTTGCATATACTTTAATGGACCACTGGATATTTGGGGAAGCAATGTGTAAAATAGGCTCTTTCATACAAAGTCTATCTGTCAGTGTCTCCATTTTCTCACTTGTACTCATTGCTATTGAGCGATATCAGCTAATTGTGAACCCACGTGGCTGGAAGCCTAATATTTCACATGCTTATTGGGGAATTCTTTTTATCTGGGGACTCTCCCTCATCATATCCATTCCTTTTTTGGTATTCCACCAAATAACAGATGAACCCTTCAAACATCTGTCTTCCCACAGTGATTTCTACAAGAACAAGGTTGCTTGCATCGAAGCGTGGCCGTCTCTTACAGAGAGACTGATTTTCACCACTAGCCTTCTGGTTTTTCAGTACTGCTTCCCACTGGGGTTTATTTTCATCTGCTATCTCAGGATATTTGTATGTCTTCGAAGGAGACGTGGTAAAATAGACAGGATGAGAGAGAATGAAAACAGGCTGAGTGAAAACAAGAGGATCAATATGATGCTGGTATCAATTGTTGTGACCTTTGCAGCTTGCTGGTTGCCTCTCAATATATTCAATATGGTTTTTGACTGGAACTACGAGGCACTAATGAGCTGTAATCATAACCTGGCATTTACAATCTGCCACCTTGTGGCGATGATCTCAACATGTATCAACCCCATCTTTTATGGATTTCTGAACAGGAACTTTCAGAAGGATTTGGTAGTGTTAGCTCACCACTGCAGATGCTCAGCATCACAAGAGGAATATGAAAATATTGCCCTTTCAAATCTGCAGACAGATGGATCTAAAGGGTCTCTGAAACTAAATAATCCCCATGTGGATATATAA